One region of Eupeodes corollae chromosome 1, idEupCoro1.1, whole genome shotgun sequence genomic DNA includes:
- the LOC129938694 gene encoding protein CASC3 isoform X2 produces MAEVANLPSQAPPAPPSSEHSAASLVAAASATATATIPADIPNENLKNEVNDLSSTAQLGTSPNQEKSSNSHHHDSEYDTASDLEGGTHDDYEDDDDNDEEGDEEDDDDDDDSVEEVGNSDTDSVEFDAERQRGDGQEQADYTKKVDEDRSNPQYIPKKGTFYEHDDRTADEPEGQPSQDKAETTEVGGENKSTSPTTISQASKTMKKWQPASGVDRWSHDRFVAGEQAPKSRTELVSAYGYDIRDEDGPPRARRRRRYARGPSKYSRNWEDETAYIKASNAQRKPPRPEDFPALEERQKARKSRSYRDEKENRFDRPQTDRNRIAAAAGGGGGGGVQQIPNRGENKEPIRRSTGNTKHVRPGGRQHGMEFKNKNRSHTGHMNSNRGSNNIDRDGVNITRSIVNNQAVDQSSIVESSNFQKTSSNTNNKGINMQQTVKVVNQQSYNGYEQQQGQAVHKSQQQINNASGSGYNSRDVNEKFTNNHSTQSPRPVTTPSSNLSARLQQAQNRNDPSHVGSVQMHTLANQHSPQVPNQNAMQNNIVDIQHQQQQQQQMQQVVNQQEQARSKRYSSLRQRTQHETAGPVPSNPHLDQHTLQQLQMQHEAQQQQQQQHQQITSNVHPPPQQLIMQEQQLLQANLMQLYHQENLQAQMQALQVSSLPPAAAPQPPTAAKQPYATIPQQYAAGTSGPPAATYYTPSTPDYSSPPPAAVPSQQLQYTQPPAAFLQSQTAAAPLAFNPTATQQPLSQNAMAPPIAASTPAQVPPGSVSYVQAAPPNPSTAPSTSYPNYTNYTPNFNTVGGTTYFVPTPQPTARPPVLPQRRPTNAIPILPPSEKKRTADNKQQQQDEDSKTNSSTSTAASANAPIGSAENIDHILDNMFVQRAPYQPQTRKSASPPSDDPSKGSNTSAAAVGAAAGAADPSSVGKSRTHESSSVECISVGQ; encoded by the exons atggcCGAAGTTGCTAATTTGCCATCACAGGCGCCACCAGCTCCTCCATCATCGGAGCACTCTGCGGCTTCGCTTGTAGCTGCTGCCTCTGCTACTGCTACTGCTACGATTCCTGCTGATATACcaaatgaaaatcttaaaaatgag gtaaatGATTTATCTTCAACTGCTCAGCTGGGAACATCGCCGAATCAGGAAAAATCAAGTAATTCTCATCATCATGATTCTGAGTATGACACAGCTAGTGACCTCGAAGGTGGCACTCATGACGACTATGAAGACGATGATGATAACGATGAAGAAGGCGAcgaagaagatgatgatgacgatgatgatagtGTTGAAGAAGTCGGAAATAGTGACACGGATAGTGTTGAATTTGATGCTGAAAGACAACGTGGCGATGGGCAGGAACAAGCTGATTATACTAAGAAAGTAGATGAAGATCGAAGCAATCCACAATATATACCTAAGAAGGGAACTTTCTACGAGCACGATGATCGTACTGCTGATGAACC GGAAGGTCAACCGTCTCAAGACAAAGCTGAGACAACTGAAGTTGGAGGAGAAAATAAGTCAACTTCGCCGACAACAATTTCTCAGGcttcaaaaactatgaaaaaatgGCAACCAGCATCTGGAGTGGATCGTTGGTCTCATGATCGTTTTGTTGCTGGCGAACAAGCACCCAAATCGCGAACAGAACTTGTGTCTGCATACgg CTATGACATCAGAGATGAGGATGGTCCGCCAAGAGCGCGCAGACGTCGCCGATATGCTCGCGGTCCAAGTAAATACTCGCGAAATTGGGAAGACGAAACAGCCTACATTAAGGCTAGCAATGCCCAAAGAAAACCACCGCGTCCTGAAGACTTTCCAGCCCTGGAAGAAAGGCAAAAAGCCCGCAAGTCGCGAAGCTATCGTGATGAAAAGGAGAATCGTTTCGATCGGCCACAAACTGATCGAAATCGTATTGCAGCAGCAGCTGGCGGCGGTGGCGGAGGTGGTGTACAACAAATCCCCAACAGAGGAGAGAACAAAGAACCAATTAGACGCAGCACGGGCAACACGAAACATGTTCGTCCCGGCGGCAGACAACACGGTATGgaattcaagaacaaaaatcGCTCCCACACTGGCCATATGAATTCAAATCGAGGAAGCAATAACATCGACAGAGATGGTGTCAATATAACGCGTTCAATTGTTAATAACCAAGCTGTTGACCAATCGTCCATTGTAGAATCATCGAATTTCCAAAAGACATCTTCGAATACAAATAACAAAGGCATAAATATGCAACAAACAGTCAAGGTAGTAAATCAACAGTCATATAATGGCTATGAGCAGCAGCAAGGCCAAGCCGTGCACAAGTCTCAACAACAAATCAATAATGCTAGTGGCAGTGGATATAATTCACGAGATGTAAACGAGAAGTTCACAAACAATCACAGCACTCAGAGCCCTCGGCCGGTGACAACTCCAAGTTCGAATTTGTCTGCTCGTTTGCAACAGGCGCAGAATCGCAACGATCCCAGCCATGTTGGCAGCGTCCAGATGCATACATTGGCCAATCAACACAGTCCACAAGTTCCAAATCAGAATGCTATGCAAAACAACATAGTTGACATTCaacaccagcagcagcagcaacaacagatGCAGCAGGTTGTCAATCAGCAAGAACAAGCGCGATCAAAGAGATATTCCAGCTTAAGACAGAGGACACAACATGAGACTGCCGGACCCGTGCCTAGTAATCCACACTTAGATCAACATACTCTTCAGCAGTTGCAGATGCAACACGAAgcacagcagcaacagcagcagcaacaccaacaGATAACATCGAACGTCCACCCACCACCACAGCAGTTGATAATGCAGGAGCAGCAATTGCTGCAGGCTAACTTGATGCAGCTTTATCATCAGGAGAATCTTCAGGCCCAGATGCAGGCTCTGCAAGTGTCCAGCTTGCCGCCAGCTGCAGCCCCGCAGCCACCAACTGCTGCAAAACAGCCTTACGCAACAATACCACAGCAATACGCTGCTGGAACTTCTGGGCCACCGGCAGCGACCTACTACACACCATCCACGCCCGATTACAGCTCGCCACCGCCTGCAGCTGTGCCTAGCCAACAACTACAGTACACACAGCCACCGGCTGCATTCCTGCAGTCGCAGACCGCAGCGGCTCCACTTGCCTTTAATCCGACCGCAACGCAGCAGCCTCTCAGCCAGAACGCAATGGCACCTCCCATAGCCGCTTCAACCCCAGCTCAGGTACCACCAGGCAGTGTTAGTTATGTTCAGGCGGCTCCCCCGAATCCATCGACAGCACCCTCCACTTCTTATCCCAACTACACCAATTACACCCCCAACTTCAACACGGTTGGGGGCACAACATATTTCGTTCCTACACCGCAGCCGACTGCTCGTCCACCAGTACTGCCTCAAAGAAGACCCACAAACGCTATACCAATTCTACCGCCATCCGAAAAGAAACGTACCGCAGATAacaagcagcagcagcaagaTGAAGACTCAAAGACCAACAGTTccacttcaacggcagcgtcaGCCAATGCTCCCATTGGCAGTGCCGAGAACATCGATCACATTTTGGACAACATGTTTGTACAGCGAGCGCCATACCAACCTCAAACTCGCAAGAGTGCTTCTCCACCCAGTGACGATCCGAGCAAGGGCTCCAACACCTCGGCAGCAGCTGTAGGCGCAGCAGCAGGTGCAGCCGATCCGTCCTCTGTTGGTAAATCCCGGACACACGAATCATCTTCTGTAG aaTGCATCTCAGTTGGACAATGA
- the LOC129941499 gene encoding glycosylphosphatidylinositol anchor attachment 1 protein, with the protein MGLLTNPSLNQRSKFGRTLIRHNRKICFVLYLAGLVWFVCLGHPDFNHSTYLSENALSPGLVYSELKPDSGRLAQTLLEELKREREDHRSNMPYAWIQAKMKQIGLETHVHNFTLNYPFGGGKVFQGKNVYGILRAPRIGSTEGIVFSAPYRPPNSVHADITPSVPLLLAFADFARRKNYWAKDLIFLVTEQEQLGVHAWLEAYYGGGMGDKSVLNSGNLPARAGALQAALNLEIQDFDAEYIDVKIEGLNGQLPNLDMFNLVQRLTVREGISSGYKQIPRKKRKASQTTVKENLKNILAMISSQANGVPTGNHGLFHRHRIESLTLEAVKGSSTSNTNSRNIAAAVVLLKTVEGISRSLNNLLERFHQSYFFYILVQNDRFISIGDFMPCLALMAGPLYIKAFLLWLNLNSAEDDDTDDSEKKQKSKEHEKELPYIKVLIFMGIVALLGIVANLLPLNKSLGNFFAENDISTPIGVTFFLSFVTVLGFFMPFFIHLDQAGLELLHVGSLLAMGSALLVIGLLNFALGFFIAVASCPLAILINTKHGNSAKLFTTLYTFLLNPLFVIYLQVLILTMSAFPELSLSNVCFKALNASMDAITYGLVDSIIYGNWLFTTLTSVCFPIWILLWSLNLVSDDLSHSKSKKLKMN; encoded by the exons atgggtcttCTCACGAATCCATCTCTTAACCAGAGGAGCAAATTCGGTCGCACCTTAATAAGACACAATaggaaaatatgttttgttctcTACTTAGCCGGCCTAGTGTGGTTCGTCTGCTTGGGTCATCCAGATTTTAATCATTCGACTTATTTATCAGAAAACGCCTTATCGCCAG gtttGGTCTATTCTGAGTTGAAACCTGATTCGGGAAGATTAGCGCAGACTTTGTTGGAAGAGTTGAAAAGGGAACGAGAAGATCATCGGTCTAATATGCCTTATGCTTGGATTCAAGCTAAAATGAAGCAAATCGGTTTGGAGACCCATGTTCATAACTTCACATTAAATTATCCGTTTGGGGGAGGGAAGGTCTTTCAAGGGAAGAACGTCTATGGGATACTTCGTGCTCCTCGAATCGGTTCAACTGAAGGGATTGTCTTTTCAGCACCATACCGCCCTCCGAACTCCGTTCACGCTGACATAACTCCCAGTGTTCCACTTCTCTTGGCCTTCGCAGACTTTGCTAGga GAAAGAACTACTGGGCAAAggatttgatatttttggttACCGAACAAGAACAGTTGGGTGTTCACGCGTGGCTCGAGGCTTACTACGGTGGAGGCATGGGCGATAAATCAGTGTTGAACAGTGGCAATCTCCCTGCCAGAGCTGGAGCTCTCCAAGCAGCCTTAAATTTAGAAATTCAGGACTTCGATGCAG AATACATCGATGTCAAAATAGAAGGCCTTAACGGTCAACTACCAAACCTGGATATGTTCAATCTCGTGCAGCGGTTAACTGTTCGCGAGGGAATATCATCGGGCTACAAACAAATTCCAAGAAAGAAGCGCAAGGCATCCCAGACCACCGTTAAGGAAAACCTCAAGAATATCCTCGCAATGATTTCCAGTCAGGCGAATGGTGTTCCAACTGGAAATCACGGGCTCTTCCATCGGCATCGCATTGAATCACTCACACTTGAAGCCGTAAAAGGAAGTTCCACTAGCAACACGAACAGTAGGAATATTGCTGCTGCAGTTGTTCTCTTGAAAACCGTCGAGGGAATCTCGAGGAGTTTGAACAACCTTCTCGAGCGATTCCATCAGAGTTACTTCTTCTACATTCTCGTCCAAAATGACCGATTCATCTCGATCGGAGACTTTATGCCATGTCTGGCTCTGATGGCTGGTCCTCTGTACATCAAAGCTTTCCTTCTCTGGCTGAATCTGAACAGTGCCGAAGATGATGACACCGATGATTCGGAGAAGAAGCAAAAGTCTAAGGAGCATGAAAAAGAATTGCCATACATAAAAGTCTTGATATTTATGGGTATAGTGGCGTTGCTTGGAATTGTGGCCAACCTGCTGCCACTCAACAAATCTCTGGGCAATTTCTTTGCCGAGAATGACATCTCCACTCCCATTGGTGTGACTTTCTTCCTTTCGTTTGTCACAGTTCTGGGCTTCTTTATGCCATTTTTCATCCACTTGGACCAGGCTGGTTTGGAATTGCTGCACGTTGGGTCGCTTTTAGCGATGGGATCGGCGCTTCTTGTAATTGGATTGCTCAATTTTGCTTTAGGGTTTTTCATTGCTGTAGCAAGCTGTCCTCTGGCTATTCTCATCAATACGAAACATGGAAATTCTGCCAAGCTCTTCACTACTCTCTACACATTCCTGCTCAATCCTCTGTTTGTTATCTATTTGCAAGTTTTGATTCTCACCATGTCAGCATTCCCAGAACTCTCATTAAGCAATGTGTGCTTCAAGGCTTTAAATGCATCAATGGATGCCATAACTTATGGATTAGTTGATTCTATT atttatGGAAATTGGCTGTTTACAACATTGACAAGTGTTTGTTTCCCCATTTGGATTCTGCTTTGGTCTCTGAACCTTGTTTCCGATGATCTAAGTCATTCCAAGtctaaaaaactcaaaatgaactaa
- the LOC129939988 gene encoding uncharacterized protein LOC129939988 yields the protein MASTSKNIALSASSDDEDYDVSIDTENLYLLQPKDGELENEVVEKCISEVKESEGIITKELEYVAFKRKFHPNVINRFNYTQYNYKNPIKFAVIGNSYGVCVSNLEDFSTKTVMESLNSLEAKHRVSVLMPTAWHAETKKLMTSVIEGFITDLRKLSTKSKDLENNLKKHNIKFSDMPDILNKLKTRYITGSSIRQGKTSPGVFGVRLFTSQTPPAKILSPVLELKGDSIVESKWEKLSTPNYMYSVIIVKFTGFKITKSGLSLDLAVDCLLYKKMQRSHEKPESSYLRASVVVKRRATESDDDSSDEHCHQIKKI from the coding sequence ATGGCGTCGACATCTAAAAACATTGCTTTATCTGCTAGTAGCGACGACGAAGATTATGATGTATCCATTGATACTGAAAATTTGTATCTACTTCAGCCAAAGGATGGTGAATTAGAAAACGAGGTTGTGGAGAAATGTATATCAGAGGTGAAGGAAAGTGAAGGAATTATAACAAAGGAGTTGGAATATGTTGCCTTTAAACGGAAGTTTCATCCGAATGTTATCAACCGGTTCAATTATACTCagtataattataaaaatcccATAAAGTTTGCTGTAATTGGAAACTCATATGGCGTATGCGTGAGTAATTTGGaggatttttctacaaaaactgTCATGGAAAGTTTGAATTCGTTAGAAGCGAAACATCGTGTGTCGGTATTGATGCCCACTGCTTGGCATGCGGAAACCAAAAAATTGATGACCAGCGTTATTGAAGGTTTCATAACCGATTTGCGGaaactttcaacaaaatcaAAGGATTTggagaacaatttaaaaaaacataatataaagTTTAGTGATATGCCTGATatattgaacaaattaaaaactagaTATATCACTGGTTCCAGTATACGACAAGGAAAAACATCACCCGGTGTATTTGGCGTACGCCTATTCACATCACAAACACCACCAGCAAAAATTTTGTCACCGGTTCTTGAGCTTAAGGGGGACAGTATAGTTGAAAGCAAGTGGGAAAAATTGTCTACTCCAAATTATATGTATTCGGTTATAATCGTCAAATTTACTGGGTTTAAGATAACAAAATCTGGGTTATCTTTAGATCTAGCTGTCGATTGTTTGCTGTACAAGAAAATGCAACGCTCACATGAGAAACCTGAGTCATCATATTTACGAGCAAGCGTTGTCGTTAAAAGGAGAGCAACTGAAAGCGATGATGACAGCAGTGACGAACACTgccatcaaattaaaaaaatataa
- the LOC129938694 gene encoding protein CASC3 isoform X1, translating into MAEVANLPSQAPPAPPSSEHSAASLVAAASATATATIPADIPNENLKNEVNDLSSTAQLGTSPNQEKSSNSHHHDSEYDTASDLEGGTHDDYEDDDDNDEEGDEEDDDDDDDSVEEVGNSDTDSVEFDAERQRGDGQEQADYTKKVDEDRSNPQYIPKKGTFYEHDDRTADEPEGQPSQDKAETTEVGGENKSTSPTTISQASKTMKKWQPASGVDRWSHDRFVAGEQAPKSRTELVSAYGYDIRDEDGPPRARRRRRYARGPSKYSRNWEDETAYIKASNAQRKPPRPEDFPALEERQKARKSRSYRDEKENRFDRPQTDRNRIAAAAGGGGGGGVQQIPNRGENKEPIRRSTGNTKHVRPGGRQHGMEFKNKNRSHTGHMNSNRGSNNIDRDGVNITRSIVNNQAVDQSSIVESSNFQKTSSNTNNKGINMQQTVKVVNQQSYNGYEQQQGQAVHKSQQQINNASGSGYNSRDVNEKFTNNHSTQSPRPVTTPSSNLSARLQQAQNRNDPSHVGSVQMHTLANQHSPQVPNQNAMQNNIVDIQHQQQQQQQMQQVVNQQEQARSKRYSSLRQRTQHETAGPVPSNPHLDQHTLQQLQMQHEAQQQQQQQHQQITSNVHPPPQQLIMQEQQLLQANLMQLYHQENLQAQMQALQVSSLPPAAAPQPPTAAKQPYATIPQQYAAGTSGPPAATYYTPSTPDYSSPPPAAVPSQQLQYTQPPAAFLQSQTAAAPLAFNPTATQQPLSQNAMAPPIAASTPAQVPPGSVSYVQAAPPNPSTAPSTSYPNYTNYTPNFNTVGGTTYFVPTPQPTARPPVLPQRRPTNAIPILPPSEKKRTADNKQQQQDEDSKTNSSTSTAASANAPIGSAENIDHILDNMFVQRAPYQPQTRKSASPPSDDPSKGSNTSAAAVGAAAGAADPSSVGKSRTHESSSNASQLDNESSSAAAAASKQLSAVPDANTQNMVVNNSESGAGVVLATAGESTIGKQSAIVPPQ; encoded by the exons atggcCGAAGTTGCTAATTTGCCATCACAGGCGCCACCAGCTCCTCCATCATCGGAGCACTCTGCGGCTTCGCTTGTAGCTGCTGCCTCTGCTACTGCTACTGCTACGATTCCTGCTGATATACcaaatgaaaatcttaaaaatgag gtaaatGATTTATCTTCAACTGCTCAGCTGGGAACATCGCCGAATCAGGAAAAATCAAGTAATTCTCATCATCATGATTCTGAGTATGACACAGCTAGTGACCTCGAAGGTGGCACTCATGACGACTATGAAGACGATGATGATAACGATGAAGAAGGCGAcgaagaagatgatgatgacgatgatgatagtGTTGAAGAAGTCGGAAATAGTGACACGGATAGTGTTGAATTTGATGCTGAAAGACAACGTGGCGATGGGCAGGAACAAGCTGATTATACTAAGAAAGTAGATGAAGATCGAAGCAATCCACAATATATACCTAAGAAGGGAACTTTCTACGAGCACGATGATCGTACTGCTGATGAACC GGAAGGTCAACCGTCTCAAGACAAAGCTGAGACAACTGAAGTTGGAGGAGAAAATAAGTCAACTTCGCCGACAACAATTTCTCAGGcttcaaaaactatgaaaaaatgGCAACCAGCATCTGGAGTGGATCGTTGGTCTCATGATCGTTTTGTTGCTGGCGAACAAGCACCCAAATCGCGAACAGAACTTGTGTCTGCATACgg CTATGACATCAGAGATGAGGATGGTCCGCCAAGAGCGCGCAGACGTCGCCGATATGCTCGCGGTCCAAGTAAATACTCGCGAAATTGGGAAGACGAAACAGCCTACATTAAGGCTAGCAATGCCCAAAGAAAACCACCGCGTCCTGAAGACTTTCCAGCCCTGGAAGAAAGGCAAAAAGCCCGCAAGTCGCGAAGCTATCGTGATGAAAAGGAGAATCGTTTCGATCGGCCACAAACTGATCGAAATCGTATTGCAGCAGCAGCTGGCGGCGGTGGCGGAGGTGGTGTACAACAAATCCCCAACAGAGGAGAGAACAAAGAACCAATTAGACGCAGCACGGGCAACACGAAACATGTTCGTCCCGGCGGCAGACAACACGGTATGgaattcaagaacaaaaatcGCTCCCACACTGGCCATATGAATTCAAATCGAGGAAGCAATAACATCGACAGAGATGGTGTCAATATAACGCGTTCAATTGTTAATAACCAAGCTGTTGACCAATCGTCCATTGTAGAATCATCGAATTTCCAAAAGACATCTTCGAATACAAATAACAAAGGCATAAATATGCAACAAACAGTCAAGGTAGTAAATCAACAGTCATATAATGGCTATGAGCAGCAGCAAGGCCAAGCCGTGCACAAGTCTCAACAACAAATCAATAATGCTAGTGGCAGTGGATATAATTCACGAGATGTAAACGAGAAGTTCACAAACAATCACAGCACTCAGAGCCCTCGGCCGGTGACAACTCCAAGTTCGAATTTGTCTGCTCGTTTGCAACAGGCGCAGAATCGCAACGATCCCAGCCATGTTGGCAGCGTCCAGATGCATACATTGGCCAATCAACACAGTCCACAAGTTCCAAATCAGAATGCTATGCAAAACAACATAGTTGACATTCaacaccagcagcagcagcaacaacagatGCAGCAGGTTGTCAATCAGCAAGAACAAGCGCGATCAAAGAGATATTCCAGCTTAAGACAGAGGACACAACATGAGACTGCCGGACCCGTGCCTAGTAATCCACACTTAGATCAACATACTCTTCAGCAGTTGCAGATGCAACACGAAgcacagcagcaacagcagcagcaacaccaacaGATAACATCGAACGTCCACCCACCACCACAGCAGTTGATAATGCAGGAGCAGCAATTGCTGCAGGCTAACTTGATGCAGCTTTATCATCAGGAGAATCTTCAGGCCCAGATGCAGGCTCTGCAAGTGTCCAGCTTGCCGCCAGCTGCAGCCCCGCAGCCACCAACTGCTGCAAAACAGCCTTACGCAACAATACCACAGCAATACGCTGCTGGAACTTCTGGGCCACCGGCAGCGACCTACTACACACCATCCACGCCCGATTACAGCTCGCCACCGCCTGCAGCTGTGCCTAGCCAACAACTACAGTACACACAGCCACCGGCTGCATTCCTGCAGTCGCAGACCGCAGCGGCTCCACTTGCCTTTAATCCGACCGCAACGCAGCAGCCTCTCAGCCAGAACGCAATGGCACCTCCCATAGCCGCTTCAACCCCAGCTCAGGTACCACCAGGCAGTGTTAGTTATGTTCAGGCGGCTCCCCCGAATCCATCGACAGCACCCTCCACTTCTTATCCCAACTACACCAATTACACCCCCAACTTCAACACGGTTGGGGGCACAACATATTTCGTTCCTACACCGCAGCCGACTGCTCGTCCACCAGTACTGCCTCAAAGAAGACCCACAAACGCTATACCAATTCTACCGCCATCCGAAAAGAAACGTACCGCAGATAacaagcagcagcagcaagaTGAAGACTCAAAGACCAACAGTTccacttcaacggcagcgtcaGCCAATGCTCCCATTGGCAGTGCCGAGAACATCGATCACATTTTGGACAACATGTTTGTACAGCGAGCGCCATACCAACCTCAAACTCGCAAGAGTGCTTCTCCACCCAGTGACGATCCGAGCAAGGGCTCCAACACCTCGGCAGCAGCTGTAGGCGCAGCAGCAGGTGCAGCCGATCCGTCCTCTGTTGGTAAATCCCGGACACACGAATCATCTTCT aaTGCATCTCAGTTGGACAATGAATCGTCATCAGCTGCAGCGGCAGCTTCTAAGCAGTTGTCAGCAGTGCCAGATGCCAATACTCAGAATATGGTTGTAAACAATTCCGAATCTGGTGCTGGCGTCGTCCTCGCCACCGCCGGTGAATCTACTATTGGAAAGCAGTCAGCCATTGTTCCGCCGCAGTAG
- the LOC129941388 gene encoding putative nuclease HARBI1 produces MFFFDSETESEGEEVSYAKIKRRYLRDNSNPFELSENDFVQQFRVNKECFKMILSSLDLPQDRRRTSVPPVLQLCATLNLLASESYQTNVGTNVLLSMAQTTVSKFFRRTLSLLENKFCPQWIKFDCSKFRDSKEYYYRNFKLPGIAGCVDGTHIPILRPKENEHIYFNRKGFHSLNAMVVIL; encoded by the exons atgtttttctttgattcggAGACTGAAAGTGAAGGCGAAGAAGTGTCCTAtgccaaaataaaaagaagatatttgagagaTAACAGCAACCCATTCGAATTGAGTGAAAAtga ctttgtaCAGCAGTTTAGAGTCAACAAggaatgttttaaaatgataCTTAGCTCGTTAGATCTTCCACAAGACAGAAGAAGAACATCAGTTCCACCAGTTCTACAGCTGTGTGCAACATTAAATCTCCTAGCTAGTGAGAGTTACCAAACCAATGTTGGAACAAATGTGTTGCTAAGTATGGCACAGACAACAGTTTCCAAGTTCTTTCGCCGAACGTTGAGTCTcctggaaaataagttttgtccgcaatggattaaatttgattgCTCTAAATTTAGAGACAGCAAGGAGTACTACTATAGGAATTTTAAACTACCGGGAATAGCGGGCTGCGTTGATGGTACTCATATTCCTATTTTAAGACCAAAAGAAAACGAGCACATCTATTTCAACCGTAAAGGGTTCCATAGTTTGAATGCAATGGTGGTAATATTATGA